Proteins from a genomic interval of Epinephelus fuscoguttatus linkage group LG16, E.fuscoguttatus.final_Chr_v1:
- the si:ch1073-143l10.2 gene encoding autophagy-related protein 16-1, whose translation MQSWKNHVRARLQHRDQTEKLPYAGVFTSLSQLEERFEIRKQILDDQFKSSEQGGVQVGKDTRLLQLQLRESEHLAEKLSQTVSDLTAVLYLKEAELQYWQSRVSHYRQEARTLAKGSNTLKATLSEFEFTIECQSKELAVLRAEQKGLNEALAQARREKDALMQRWMAEKREEADRLNKHNDVVERWQRLAKQLKKHLHREKRKEYVPIVTSSWSSETETPTSVTPRINNTTDPHQGHSDHYCVSAVAGV comes from the exons ATGCAAAGCTGGAAGAATCACGTGCGCGCTCGGCTGCAACACAGAGACCAAACAGAGAAACTGCCGTATGCTGGCGTCTTTACAAGCT tgtcTCAGCTGGAGGAACGGTTTGAAATTCGCAAGCAAATTCTGGATGATCAGTTTAAGAG ttCGGAGCAAGGTGGAGTTCAAGTTGGGAAAGACACGAGACTCCTTCAACTCCAACTGAGAGAGAGTGAACACCTGGCAGAAAAG CTGTCTCAGACTGTCTCCGACCTGACCGCTGTCCTGTATCTGAAAGAGGCTGAACTGCAGTACTGGCAGTCACG TGTGTCCCACTACCGTCAAGAGGCTCGCACTCTGGCTAAAGGGAGTAACACCCTTAAGGCGACCCTTTCAGAATTTGAGTTCACCATCGAGTGTCAGTCCAAAGAGTTGGCAGTCCTGCGTGCTGAGCAGAAAGGACTAAATGAGGCATTGGCGCAGGCTCGTAGAGAGAAAGATGCACTCATGCAACGATGGATGGCGGAGAAGAGGGAAGAGGCAGACAGGTTAAATAAGCACAACGACGTAGTGGAACG GTGGCAACGTTTGGCCAAACAGCTGAAGAAGCACCTCCATAGGGAGAAGAGAAAAGAGTATGTTCCCATAGTGACGAGCTCTTGGAGCAGCGAAACAGAGACGCCTACATCAGTCACTCCGA ggatcaataataCAACAGATCCACACCAGGGACACTCAGATCACTACTGTGTCTCAGCTGTGGCTGGAGTCTAA
- the tex36 gene encoding testis-expressed protein 36: protein MVKGGKRYSSMSNDGKWFAHPVSPENEMRSREACTSTGIMLTQVNSSLPQALNLQRYPKLKTQQISREYPLSYHDNKLSLKDNITVFSHGVGRRKCLDHRQQNISHFCLCHDGAHSSPEETGGNVTVHQSDFTVKQAANVPASTRQFLRFPRNHKLKSEEAALAQAGEQVMWFGRHDSDLSEPLSVLAATNCSAPAKP from the exons ATGGTAAAAGGTGGAAAGCGATATTCTTCAATGAGCAATGATGGCAAATGG TTTGCTCATCCAGTTTCACCTGAAAACGAGATGAGGAGTCGTGAGGCCTGTACAAGCACTGGGATCATGCTGACTCAGGTTAACTCATCGTTGCCCCAGGCTTTGAACTTGCAGCGCTATCCTAAATTGAAAACTCAGCAg ATATCCAGAGAGTATCCACTCTCCTACCATGACAACAAGCTTTCCTTAAAAGACAACATCACTGTCTTCAGTCAT GGTGTGGGCCGCAGGAAGTGTCTCGATCACAGACAGCAGAACATCTCCCACTTCTGCCTGTGCCACGATGGAGCTCACAGCAGCCCCGAAGAGACCGGGGGGAACGTCACGGTTCACCAGTCTGACTTTACGGTGAAACAGGCTGCTAATGTTCCAGCCAGCACCAGGCAGTTCCTCCGGTTCCCCCGCAACCACAAGCTGAAGTCTGAAGAGGCAGCTTTGGCGCAGGCAGGGGAGCAAGTCATGTGGTTTGGACGACACGACTCCGACCTCTCAGAGCCCCTGTCAGTGCTGGCAGCTACCAACTGCTCAGCACCAGCCAAGCCCTGA